The window AGGGAGAGTATGATCCAATCCATGCCTTTACCGTAGCACGGTGGGGGTTGTCTTCAGGTTGTCTTCAGCTCAGATGGTGTCATTCAAACCCAAAGACAGCTGGAGACCATCCAGATCCAGGGTTTCAACTGGTCTTCTGTGCTCATCTGGCAGGAGGCCTTGCTGTGGAGGCCCGCTGAATCAGTTCCACCGGAAGCATCATGCGTTGCCCGGGAAGGATGTCTCCGTCGGTCATCGAAATGATCAGGTTGATGGCGGTCTCTCCAAGCGTGTAGAGCGGCTGTCTGATGGTGGTGAGCTGGGGATGCACCCATCCAGCCATTGGGATGTCATCGAAGCCCACCACCGAAAGGTCATCGGGGATGCGCAGGCCTCTGCGTCCTGCAGACTCCATCACCCCAAAAGCCATGGCGTCGCTGAGGGCAAAGATGGCCGTGGGAGGATCAGCGAGGCTCAAGAGCTGTTCTGCTGCCCTGAATCCACTGGGCTGGCTGTAATCTCCCTGCACAATCAGGCTGTCATCGGCAGGAATGCCATTTTCCTGCAACACCTCTTTGTACCCTGCCAGACGCTCCAGATGGGCGCGGGAGTAGGTCCCACCAATGAACCCGATTCTGCGGTGTCCCAGATCAATCAGGTGCTGGGTGGCGAGCCTGCCTCCGGTGTGGTTGTCCACATCAATGGAAGGCAGGGGCGTCTCAATCAGACCGTGGTCCAGGGTGATGACCGGAATGTGGGTGTCCTGCAAGAGCGAAAGGTAGGTTTGCTCTGCCCTGGGAAGCAGCACCAGAATGCCATCTGCAAGTCCAGAAGCCAGGGACTGGATGCGTCTGAACTCACGCTCCTCGTCGTCACTGGTGGTGCAGACCAGGAGGTCCCAGTGCTGCTGGTCTGCGGCGTCTCCTGCACCACGCAGGATCTCTCCAATGTATAGGGTGTAATTGGAGTTGAGCTTCGGCACCACCAGACCAATGGTGCGGGTGCGCCCGGAAGCCAGATTACGCGCAGAGCGGTTGGCGATGTATCCGGTCTCCTGGATCACCTCCATGATGCGCTTGCGGGTCTCCTCGGCAACCCCTTTTTTGCCATTGATCACATTGGAAACGGTCATTTTCGATACGCCAGCGATGCGGGCAATTTCACTCAGTGTCATTCCAGGTTTGGTCATGTGGGTCCTCTGCAGATGGGGCGATTCTGACGTTGGGGATGGGGGTCCCTCAATTGTAATCGAGGTGTAATTTTAGCGATACAGCATCATTTGTTACTTTACCTGTCTAAAGTGAGGAAAAGGTGTAATTCCATCATCGGGCAGTCAAGGCCTGTGGCGGGCTCAAAACACCAGGTGCCTTTGCTCTTGATACAGACTTCATTTCCGATGTCCAGTGCTTTCCTGTAACACGTTACATTGGCAGTGTCCTGCTTTTCAATGAAAAACCCGAGACCTGCAGGTCTCGGGCTGAGCACTAGAGGAGTTTAGTTGATTTTTTCGAGGCGGAAATCATCGAAGAATAGATCATAACTGCCTGCCCCGGTGGCACCCAGAATCTGCAAAATGGCCTTGTTGTTGGTCTGGGGGCCAGTGAACTCATAGGAGTAGGTTTTGGTGTCGGCAGTGATGTCCACCTGCTGGTTCAGATAGCGACCGTAAGGGGCACCATCATCTCCAATCACCACTTCAACCTTGCGGGCATCAGAAGCATGAGCCTTAAAGGTCAGGCGGTACTTCTGGTCTTTCACGATGGGTACGTTCTTCTGGTTGAGCTGGATGTACCAGAATTCTGCAGAATTCACATTGCTGACCGCCAGTTTCACTTCACCATTGACCACGCTTGTTGTGACGTTGTTTTTCTCCTGATAGAAAGACCAGTAATCGGTTTTGTCCACTCCGGGAATGCCATCTACAGTGGGAGCCTCTTCAGAGAAACCACCGTTGTAGATCAGGTTGCCGTCTGCAGTTGGGGGCCGCATGTCAACATTCACATCACCGACTTCTTTGACCACCACATTGTCAATCCAGACGGTGTTCTTGCCTCCTGCACCCAGGTTGAACTCCAGGCGCGCTTCAGCATCGGTGAGCTGGTTCATGTCAAAGGTGAAGGTTTTGCGCTGCTTGGTCTTGCCAATCCCAATGGTCTGTTCACCAGAGTAGGCAGCCCAGCCACGGCTCTGACCGCCACCGACTTTGACCATGATGTTGCGGTCTGCACTGGACCACACATCAAAGCTGACTTCATACTTCTTGAGGTTCTTGATGGTGATGCCGTCCTGACGGATCTGCACCCCGTAGTTGGGCCCAGCGTCATTGGTGATGTCCACCTTCAGACTGTTGCCGTTGGCGGCATCATTGGACATGGTGTAGGTGGCCCCTTCGGTGAAGTTGGTCCAGAAGTAAGATTTGGCCACATCCGGGAGGGTTGAGGTGTCTTCTTTGACACAGGGGTCGTTGTCTGCCCAGTCAAAAGAATTGTTGTAGATCAGGTTGCCGTCATCGAGGGGTGGACGCTGGGGACGGGGGGTCCAGGGGTACATCATGTCGGGACGGGCACCTGGATCACGGTTTTCATCCTGCAGGCCCCAGACCTTGACGTAATCGATTTCCATCTGGGCTTTGGTTGGGGTGGTGGCATCGGGGTTCCCGTCAAAGTTTCCACCGACAGCCAGGTTGAGAAGCAAATAGAAGGGTTTGTCAAACGGAGCGGGCCAGGCTGCAAGGTCCTCGTTTTTGCTGGGAGGATTGGCCTTGGAGCTCCACCACTGGGTTTTGGTGGCGGTCAAGACACCATCGACGTACCATTTCATTTCATTGGAACGCCACTCCAGGGTGTAGGTGTGCCAGTCTGCAATGGTCTGCCCTTCAGGGAACAGGAATTCCTTGCCGGAAGAGGTGTTGTTGGGCCACATACCGCCGTAATGGATGGTGTGGGCCACCTTGCCGGGTTTGCTGCCCCAGGCCTCCATGATGTCGATTTCTCCGTTGGCTGCCCAGGTGCCGTAAGGATTGCCAGGCTGGTCCTCGGGGAGCATCCAGATGGCAGGCCACAATCCACGGCCTGTGGGCAACTTGGCCCGGATCTCAAATTTTCCGTAAGTGCGGCTGAATTTTCCTGCAGTGCGGATGCGTCCAGAGGTCCAGCCAAACGTCTGCTCGACCCCATTTGCCAGACCTTTGTAATCTTCCTTGATGGCGGTGATCACCAGTTTGCCATCCTTGAGCGACACGTTTTGTGGGCGGTCCGTGTAGTATTCCAGTTCGTTGTTTCCCCATCCAGCAACGTAAGGGGACTCTCCTCCACCAAAACCGTTGCCAATCTGGTATCCCCATTTGGTGGTGTCCAGAGCAGTTCCATTGAACTCGTCTTTCCACACGGTTCCGTCAGGTGTTGGGGTGTTGGGGTTACAGGCCATGAGGGACAGGGTGATCCCGAGTCCAAGAACTGCTCGATACTGTACTTTCACTTCATCCTCCCATGAAGCAGGAATGCAGACACGCTGGTCTGTTTTCCTGACCGCAGCACGACTTTACCGGTAAAATTCTCAGGCCAGCTTTTTATCACCGAAGAGAGAATCGCCAATGGCATTTGCCTTTAGCGGTAAAGTTGTTTTGGCTATGGGCACATGGTAAACACAACTGACAGCGTTTTCAATCCCCCCGATTTGCATCCCTGGCCTTTACAAAAAGCTTCACCAATGCAGGCAAATTCAAAAACCAGAAAATCCCGTTGCAGGGCAAGAATTGTCCGTTTACCGGTAAAATATGACCAGGAAATGTGACAGGCGTTTTCATCATATGTAACGGTACATGCCTGCTCTGGAAACCTTTCACCCTAAAAAACAATCAAAACAATCAATCACTAAGAGATTTCCCTTACACCAGACCCTGAGACTGGACCATCCCGCATTTGGCCTAGAGAAACCTGAGCAGCAGAATGTCAGAATCTGGCCATATGACGTCCATCATCCTGCACCCTGCAACCTCTTATTCTCTGGCCACCCTCAATGACATCTTTGTGGGGTCCTTTCAGGGTTACTTTGTTCCCATTCCCAATGACCTGAGGATGTTCGCCTACCGCCTGAGGTCAGAACACATCGACCTGACCGAAAGTCTGGTGGCAGAAGTGGATGGACAACACGCTGGGATCTCTCTGACAGCACGCAGGCTGGGAAAAACCCGGCTTGCTGGTCTTGGCGTTTATCCTGAATACCGCAAACTTGGCATTGGGCAAAAGCTCACCTCAGCCTTCATGCAACCGGCCCTGGAACGCCAGGACGAAGTTTTGCTGGAGTGCTTCCAGGCCAACATCGGAGCCCTGCAGCTCTACCAGAAGAATGGCTTTGAAATCAGACGCAACCTCCTGGGATACTCAGGTCAGGTGGCAGCGGGTGCAGATCCAGGACTCCAGAAAATCTCGCTCTTGGAAGCTGTTGCCTTTGTCCGGGAGCATGCGGCTCCTGATCTTCCCTGGCAGATCTCAGCCGACACACTGATCAGCCTGCTTCCCACCGCACAGGCCTACCGACTGGACAACAGTGTGGCCATCCTTTCTCAGGCAGGAGAACACCTGTATGTCCGCTCTCTGGTCACAGCTCCTGAAGACCGCAACCAGGGTCAGGCCACCAGACTCCTGAAAGCCATTGCTGCTGCCACAGGCATCTCCAGTTTTCAGGCCATTCCTGTCTTCCCAGAAGACCTGATCCGTCCACTGGCTGAGAAACTGGGCTGGCAGAGAAGTGACCTCTGCCAGTATGAGCTGGTGTACCGTTCCTGAATTCCAGCGTGCCGGTTTACTGGCTCTGGCCTGAAGTGCTCTGCACCGCAGCGGGCTGCACGGCCCCTTCTGGATTGGTGCGTTTGCGGCTGCGCAAGACCTTCCACAGGGCCAGAGCCCAGGCCATTCCTGCAGCCCAGCCAGAAACCACATCGGTTGGATAGTGCACGCCCAGATAGATGCGACTGATGCCCACCGAAAGGGCAAAGAGCACCCCGACAATGAGCATGGAACTGCGATAACGGGTGTGCCACAAAAGCGCGATCAGCGAGGCAGCCAGAGCAGCAGAATACATGGAGTGCCCACTGGGGAAACTGGCCGCAGGTTCATTGACCAGTTTTTCCCACAGGTTGGGTCTTTCCCGGTCAAAAATCAATTTGGTGATCACATTGAGCAAGCCCGCCCCCAGCGTTGCCAGCAGGAAGTAGATCCCGTAAGCCCGACGGTGCCGCAGGGCGAAAATGCAGATCAGCACACTGATCGGGCCAATGATTTTGATGCTGCCCACAACACCCAGGGTGATGGCAAGGGCATCCAGAAAAGGGGTGGAGTGGCTGTGAAGCCAGCGCATGAAGGGCTCTTCGAACGTGAAGGGCTCTTTGTCCAGCAGATCTTCCGCAATGGCTCCCACTGCCAGCAAAGGAAGCAGGATGCCCAGCAACCAGAAGATCAGGGTTTTCCAGTGAAGTTTCAAAGCCTGTGAAATCCAGTTGAGCATGAGTGCAGTGTGGCCTCCGTGTCCTTTCAACACTGTCAGAAAGACCTCTGGGTTAAACCTGCCTTAAGCATAACGGTCAATCATAAGGCAATTGTGGGACACGCAGACCTGCCAGGGTGAGCAGGTCTGCCACCTGATCCAGCAGCATGTGGATGGTGCAGTAAGGTCCCAGTGGATGGATCTCCTGCTCCGCCACCACCCCTGCTTTCAAAACAGCCTGAAACGTGTGTGGAGGGAACCGGGAGAGGAGCCTCTGGGAAGCATTCCGGGGGCTTTCCGAATACACCACTTCATCCAGCACATCCAGCCACTGGAAAACAACGCCCCGGTCATCGAAGAACTTCAGGCGGACATGGTCTTCTGGCTCTACCAGTTGACGCCAGTTTCTGGGATTGAAGGTCTCAAGCATGCGCTTCCCCAGTGTTCCTGTTCAGCCTGTGGCAACCCGGGCACGGCCAGGGGCAGCAAGGGAGAGGCTGTAGGCGACCTGACCACTGGTGTAACCACCGGGCAGACCCGCAAGGTGAATGGTCTGGTGGGTGAATCCATCCTGACAGCAGTACCAGCGGATCACACTGGCCGGACTCAGCAACCTGAACAGGACCTCCCGGTAAAAGGCATTCACCAGACGGTGAGGCTCGGTCCTGAGGGTGCGGTGGTTGCGGACATGAAACACCACCGTCACCTGATGCCGTTGAGGATCGGAGAACACCTGCACACCACAACTTTCAGGTGAACCCTCTCTGGGATGGTTGGTGAAACGGGGACTGGAATAAATGTTTTCCATTCTGACCTGCACCTCCTTCAGGGGACACCTGGGACAGCGTTTGAGATGGTGAGGTGAACTGAACAGGGGATGGGCAAAGGCGTGAAGACACGATCAGGCAGTGTGGGAAGTGTCCCTGAGAGGCCCGAAAAAGTTGTGCGTCACACAAGTACAGTAGGGTATTTTGAGCATAACCCATGCAAATGAAAAGCATCCCCTGAAACAGTGTGGAAGATTTTTCTCAACTGAAGATGGGCTTTGTTTTTTTAGACATCTTTTGTTGGAGTCAGAACAAACTGCATCCAGAAGTCAGACAACTTCTGGATGGGTCAAATCAGAGCCTGAACAACAAACCAATGGATCACATGTAAAAAGGACCGAACAAGTCGATCCTTTTTTGCCACTTTGGATGGAAATCACTTCACATGGACCTGCACCACATTCAGATTGCAGGTGGTGGAAATCACATCGCCAGACCACACACTTGCTGAGTCATTGGGACAGCCCTGAACTGGGGAGCCCAGCACCGCTCCAGTGATCACCGAAATCAGGCTGTGGTTCCTCAGGAGGCCATAAGCCCCTGTGGAATCCAGTGCGATCAGTTGATCTGCTCCAGCCACACGACTGGTTTTTCCAGACTTCAGATCCAGAACGGTGGGAGGGACATCATGGCTGCTGAAATACAACTTCTCATTCCCACCCCACAACAATTTGCTGAGCAGCATCTCGGTCAGAGGAACCGTCTGGACCACTTTTTTGAGGTCCAGGTCATACACCTGCAGGCTGTGTGTGGGTGTGGTGGAGTAATAAGCCAGTTGCTGCCCATTGGGGCTCCAGGCGAGCATGGTGTCTCCACCAGAACCCGGAATCTTCACTTTGAGAACATCAGTGTGGCTGTCCAGATCTCGCACCACCAGCAAAGAGTTTTCCGGATTGCCGGGTTCCCATGCCGCATAAGCCAGCAGGTTTCTGGAGGGATGCATTTCCCAGTCCAGCAGCATCTGGGGCAAATCATCAGGGGTGCCTCCTGGTGTGCGGTTCAACACACCGGTGATCCCCATGCTGATGTTGGTGTGCAGGATTTTGCTGCGATCCGCTGAGAAATCCATGATGTATCCGTCCTGAATCACAGGTGGAAGAAAGGTGGAGGTGTGCAGATATTCCTGCACTTTGCCCTGGGCATTCATCCAGGCAAAGGCTCCACCCTGAGCAATTTGCAGGTCTGCCCCTGATTTTTTCAGTCCAATGTAAGGCTGGGTGATCCATTCCTGGGTCTCCACATGTTGCAGGTCACTGGACAGTCGGTACAGCCCTTTGCCAAACACATAAACCTGACCGTTCAGCACTTCCAGGCCAGTGGCTCCTGGCCCCTCCACATAAACGGAACTGCCCAGCACCTGACCCGTGCTGGCATCGAGACGGTAGATGGATCCATTTCCCAGCTGATCCAGCACCACGTTGTCTGAAAAGAACTCCAGGTCCTGGTTGTAGGTGATTTCTGGAGCAGGCAAGTTCAGTTGTTTGATGGTGTTCTTTTCAACATCATAAAAGTTGACTTCCGTTCCAAGGTCATCTCTGGCCCAGACAATCCATCTTCCAGAAGGGCTGATCTCCAGATTGCCCACATTGGGTCGAACAGGCAAATAACTTGCAGGCATGGCAATGGGAGTGCCCACATTGCCGGTCTTCAGATCCAGGGTCTGGATTTCAAGAGCCTCTATGAACTGGGGGGTGCCCCCCACCTTGATGCGGTAGGCCTGTGAGCTGTTCTCACGCCCAACATAGTAGAATCCAGCATCCTCGAAGGTCACCTGACCCGCAAGGGTGGTCACCCGAATGCGGTATGGAGCAAGCTCTCCCAGGGCAGCATCACGCATGATGGTCCACAGTTTCTGATCTGCAGTGAAACCATGATCCACCACAGTTCCGGTCACCACATTGGAGAGGGCAAACCGACGGGTGAATTGCTCTGTGGTCACATCAAAGGTGTACACATCTCCGTTGTGGAGCATCAGCAACTGGCTTTCGTCTGCATTGAAGCTCAGTCCGGTGGCCCCCTTGCCTGCCACCGGGTACTGAATTTTTTTCAACAGGACATCGTTCTGGTCATACACATACAGGGCATCTTGACGGGCCACCATCAGGCGTCCTTTTTGCGCAGAAGCCTTCACGGTGGAAATCTTCTCGTCCACCCCCAGACCACGAAATTTTTCCTGGAACGAGAAATTCCGTGTGCAGTGGTACTTCACAGGAATGCGGGTGCCACCCTGATTCCGATCGTTGAGGTAATCCAGCACCAGCGTCACCTCTCCCTGGCTTTCTTCCGCACAGTTCACGGTCAGGCTCAGGTTGTGCCCGGCAGAAGATTTCAGGCGGCCCTGTCCTGGATCGGTCAGGGTCACCTGGGCATTCCCTTCAATTTTTGCGGTGTAGAGCAGGTCAGGCGCATCCGTGCTCGTCTGCCTGAGGGGAAGGACCGTGGTGCCTGACCCATTTGCCACTGAAGTGAGGTAAAGCTGGGAGGGCAGAATCTGACGGTTCACTTCCGGGTCATGACGGGTTTTGACCACCGCAAAGCCCACAGCAGCATCAAAATTGCTGTCTGCACTCGGAGGAACATGGTCAGAAGCTGTCTCATCCCAGCCGTTGGCAATCACCGCCACATAATGATTCTGGTTCAGGGAACCCAGAAGCTCTGAATCTTTGTGATCCAGGGTGGTTTCATCTGGAGTGGCCACAAAAGCCTTGATGACTGTGCCCTTTCCAATGAACGGCTGGTTGGCAGCAAGCAGATAGATGGTGTAGCTTTTTGCACCTTTCACTGGAGACCAGTTGATCTTGAGTTGATGCTCAGTGAGCGTCAGCACATTGATTTTTGGTGGAGTCAGATCCTGGACGGGTTGCAAATCAGCAGACACACGGGCCGTTTTGCCTTCATAAGTCAATTCTGCTGTGTATTTTCCTGTCCCAAGAAAATCCTGGTAGGACACCAGCCAGAAAATGCGTTTTTTGTCTGCGCTGGGAAGCAGGTTGAAGGCTGTTCCTTTTCCTGCGGGACCAGAAGGTTGAAATTTCAACTCCTTCTGGACGGGCTGTCCATTGATTTTCATTTGAATGAAATAATTCAGTGCATTGCTGTTCTGGGCCTGAGGCTGGGCATTCAGAACAAGCTGTTTGAGAAAGCTGGGGGTTTCAGACACCCGGCTTTTGCCCTGTGGGTCAAAGGTGGTGGTCTGTCCAAAAACCACATTGCCCACCTTGAACTGAACCTCCCACCCACTGGGGATCTGTGTTGTGTTGCTGGGAGGGGGTGTCTGATTGCAGGAAACCCACAAAGCTGAACTCAACAGCAAAACCATTCCATTGCGGATCAAAATCGTATGATGTTTCACAAATCACCATTATAAGGATCTGGTGCGATTTACAGATGAGTCACCGAATCACAAATGGACACCCTCTTTACTGTGTCTTACGGACAATTCAGGCATCTGAAGCCAGAGATGAAGTCCAGAGCATTCTGGAATCAGCTCACCCTGTTGTGGGTGACCACAACATCTCTGTTGACAGACCCTCTTTTTAATTTCTCTGCTGCTTTCGACCATCAGAAGGCAATCCCAGCAGCACCAGAACCACCAGAAAGCCCACCCCACAGGTGGTCAGAAAAATGTTCTGAATCGCTCCAGACAGCATCGCCCGCAAACCATCCAGCACCCTGTGAGCCAGTTCTGACCCTCCAAACTGCAGAAGGTCCTGCCGGATCTCCCCCATCATCACGGGATTGCTCAGGGCATTGGGATTGTGAATGGATGCCACCAGATCAGGGGGCAGGGTCTGCACCACCGCAGGCAGGTGCTCTGACACATGCAAAGCAAGGTACTGGTTCAGGAAAATCCCAAGAATGGTCACAAAAATGGTTCCTCCAAGTTGTCGGAAGAACTGGTTCAGGCTGGTCGCCATGCCGATCTGCTCTTTCGGAGCCGCATTCTGCACCGCCAGGGTCAAAAGAGACATCACAGGTCCCATCCCCATGCCAAGAAGCACCATGAAAAAGAGGGTGTACCACACAGGAGTGTCCTGCCCGAGGGTCGCAGTGAAGGCCAGAGCAACCGCGATCAGGCAGCCACCCACCACCACAAAGGGTTTATATTTTCCTGTTCTGGAAGCCAGAATTCCTGAAATGGCACTGGTGCTCACCTGACCCAGCATCAGCGGAGTGAGGAGGAGTCCTGAGAGGGTCGCGCCTGTGCTTTTCACGCCCTGAAGGTACAAAGGAAGGTAGTTGATGCAGGCATGCATGGCAGCAATGGTGAGAAATCCCGCCAGATTGGACAGGGTGATGGTGCGGTTCCTGAACAGTTTGAGGTCCATCACCGGACTGGGGAAACGCCTTTCCCAGACCAGAAACGAGCCCACAGACAGCACGGTGATGCTCAGGCAGGTCAGAACCTGAGCATGCAGCCATGATCCGCGCAAACCTGCAAATGTCAGGCCCAGCAGCAAACTGATGGTGGTGCTTCCCAGCAGCAAAATCCCCACGTAATCAATGACCGCTTTCTGGCGCACCTGGACCCCCTGCAGGTGCTTTTGAATGAACAGGAACGCCAGCAGGCCAAACGGCAGATTGATCAGGAACACACACCTCCAGCCAAAATGGTCGGTGATCAGGCCTCCAATCAGGGGACCCACAATGCTGGAAAACCCGAAAGCAGAGGTGGTGAAACCCTGGTACCTCCCCCTTTCCTGAGGGGTGAAGATGTCCGCGATGGTGGCAAAGGACATCGAGATCAGCAGCCCTCCTCCAATGCCCTGCACGCCGCGCAACACGATGAGGGTGAGGATGTCTGGAGAGAGAGACAGCAGGGTGCTTCCTGCCGAGAAAATGATGATTCCCAGCAACATCAGGGGCTTGCGGCCATAAATGTCACTGATCTTTCCACTGATGGCAATCACCAGGGTGCTGGTCAGAAAATATCCGGTGAACGCCCAGGAATACAGGTGAATGCCCCCGAGCTCAGAAACCACCCTTGGAAGAGCAGTCCCGACCACAGTGAGGTTCAGCGAGGCCAGGAAAAGCGCCATCAGCACTCCAGCAAAAGACCAGCGTTTCTGGGAGAGGCTCAGGGAGGCAGCACGGGACAGGGCAGGTTCAGGTGAAGAGGAAATTCGATCAGTCATGGGGCCTTTCAATGGGGGACCAGAGGCCTTTTGTTGCCAGCAAAGTCCCGCAGAGGCAAAAAAAGGGCGAAGAACAGAGTCTTCGCCACGGAGTGGATGGTTTTTAACTTGCGGCAACTTCGCCGGAGAGGTTCAGCTCGGGCTGGTGTAGATCCTTTTCCAGGCTTTCTGCGAGTTCCCAGAGGTGGGCGTCGCTGCGCTTTCTGGGGCGGGGCAGGTCCACGACCACTTCGCGGGCAATTTCACCGTCTCTGAGGACAATCACGCGGTCTGCGAGTTGCAGGGCCTCTTCGATGTCGTGGGTGACCAGGATCGCTGTGAATTTGTGGGTGTTCCACAGGTTTTCCAGCAATTTCTGCATCTCCCCCCTCGTCAGGGCGTCCAGGGCCCCGAAAGGTTCGTCCAGCAGCAGCAGGTGGGGCTTGTGGGTGAGGGCCCTTGCCAGCGAAACCCGCTGTCTCTGTCCTCCGGAAAGCTGGCTGGGCCAGTCGCCTGTTCTCTCTGCGAGTCCCACGCTTTCCAGGATGTGGTAGGCATAAGGGTGGGTGTTCTTTGGGAGACCGAGGGTCACGTTGTTGATCACGTTCAGCCAGGGGAGCAGGCGGTCTTCCTGAAACACCACGCGGGTTCTGGAGGGCTGACCGTTTTCGGTGCTCAGGGTCAGTTTGCCACTGGTGATCTCTTCGAGTCCGGCCACCACTCTCAGCAGGGTGGTCTTCCCTCCTCCACTTGCCCCGATCAGGGCGACGAGTTCACCGGGTTTCACGGTCAGGTTGATGTTCCTGAGGACTTCACGGGTGCCGAAACGCTTGCCGATGTGCTCCAAAGTCAGGGTCACTTGAGATTC of the Deinococcus cellulosilyticus NBRC 106333 = KACC 11606 genome contains:
- a CDS encoding LacI family DNA-binding transcriptional regulator; translation: MTKPGMTLSEIARIAGVSKMTVSNVINGKKGVAEETRKRIMEVIQETGYIANRSARNLASGRTRTIGLVVPKLNSNYTLYIGEILRGAGDAADQQHWDLLVCTTSDDEEREFRRIQSLASGLADGILVLLPRAEQTYLSLLQDTHIPVITLDHGLIETPLPSIDVDNHTGGRLATQHLIDLGHRRIGFIGGTYSRAHLERLAGYKEVLQENGIPADDSLIVQGDYSQPSGFRAAEQLLSLADPPTAIFALSDAMAFGVMESAGRRGLRIPDDLSVVGFDDIPMAGWVHPQLTTIRQPLYTLGETAINLIISMTDGDILPGQRMMLPVELIQRASTARPPAR
- a CDS encoding carbohydrate binding domain-containing protein, with amino-acid sequence MKVQYRAVLGLGITLSLMACNPNTPTPDGTVWKDEFNGTALDTTKWGYQIGNGFGGGESPYVAGWGNNELEYYTDRPQNVSLKDGKLVITAIKEDYKGLANGVEQTFGWTSGRIRTAGKFSRTYGKFEIRAKLPTGRGLWPAIWMLPEDQPGNPYGTWAANGEIDIMEAWGSKPGKVAHTIHYGGMWPNNTSSGKEFLFPEGQTIADWHTYTLEWRSNEMKWYVDGVLTATKTQWWSSKANPPSKNEDLAAWPAPFDKPFYLLLNLAVGGNFDGNPDATTPTKAQMEIDYVKVWGLQDENRDPGARPDMMYPWTPRPQRPPLDDGNLIYNNSFDWADNDPCVKEDTSTLPDVAKSYFWTNFTEGATYTMSNDAANGNSLKVDITNDAGPNYGVQIRQDGITIKNLKKYEVSFDVWSSADRNIMVKVGGGQSRGWAAYSGEQTIGIGKTKQRKTFTFDMNQLTDAEARLEFNLGAGGKNTVWIDNVVVKEVGDVNVDMRPPTADGNLIYNGGFSEEAPTVDGIPGVDKTDYWSFYQEKNNVTTSVVNGEVKLAVSNVNSAEFWYIQLNQKNVPIVKDQKYRLTFKAHASDARKVEVVIGDDGAPYGRYLNQQVDITADTKTYSYEFTGPQTNNKAILQILGATGAGSYDLFFDDFRLEKIN
- a CDS encoding GNAT family N-acetyltransferase; amino-acid sequence: MTSIILHPATSYSLATLNDIFVGSFQGYFVPIPNDLRMFAYRLRSEHIDLTESLVAEVDGQHAGISLTARRLGKTRLAGLGVYPEYRKLGIGQKLTSAFMQPALERQDEVLLECFQANIGALQLYQKNGFEIRRNLLGYSGQVAAGADPGLQKISLLEAVAFVREHAAPDLPWQISADTLISLLPTAQAYRLDNSVAILSQAGEHLYVRSLVTAPEDRNQGQATRLLKAIAAATGISSFQAIPVFPEDLIRPLAEKLGWQRSDLCQYELVYRS
- a CDS encoding phosphatase PAP2 family protein, with translation MLNWISQALKLHWKTLIFWLLGILLPLLAVGAIAEDLLDKEPFTFEEPFMRWLHSHSTPFLDALAITLGVVGSIKIIGPISVLICIFALRHRRAYGIYFLLATLGAGLLNVITKLIFDRERPNLWEKLVNEPAASFPSGHSMYSAALAASLIALLWHTRYRSSMLIVGVLFALSVGISRIYLGVHYPTDVVSGWAAGMAWALALWKVLRSRKRTNPEGAVQPAAVQSTSGQSQ
- a CDS encoding PD40 domain-containing protein, whose amino-acid sequence is MVFGQTTTFDPQGKSRVSETPSFLKQLVLNAQPQAQNSNALNYFIQMKINGQPVQKELKFQPSGPAGKGTAFNLLPSADKKRIFWLVSYQDFLGTGKYTAELTYEGKTARVSADLQPVQDLTPPKINVLTLTEHQLKINWSPVKGAKSYTIYLLAANQPFIGKGTVIKAFVATPDETTLDHKDSELLGSLNQNHYVAVIANGWDETASDHVPPSADSNFDAAVGFAVVKTRHDPEVNRQILPSQLYLTSVANGSGTTVLPLRQTSTDAPDLLYTAKIEGNAQVTLTDPGQGRLKSSAGHNLSLTVNCAEESQGEVTLVLDYLNDRNQGGTRIPVKYHCTRNFSFQEKFRGLGVDEKISTVKASAQKGRLMVARQDALYVYDQNDVLLKKIQYPVAGKGATGLSFNADESQLLMLHNGDVYTFDVTTEQFTRRFALSNVVTGTVVDHGFTADQKLWTIMRDAALGELAPYRIRVTTLAGQVTFEDAGFYYVGRENSSQAYRIKVGGTPQFIEALEIQTLDLKTGNVGTPIAMPASYLPVRPNVGNLEISPSGRWIVWARDDLGTEVNFYDVEKNTIKQLNLPAPEITYNQDLEFFSDNVVLDQLGNGSIYRLDASTGQVLGSSVYVEGPGATGLEVLNGQVYVFGKGLYRLSSDLQHVETQEWITQPYIGLKKSGADLQIAQGGAFAWMNAQGKVQEYLHTSTFLPPVIQDGYIMDFSADRSKILHTNISMGITGVLNRTPGGTPDDLPQMLLDWEMHPSRNLLAYAAWEPGNPENSLLVVRDLDSHTDVLKVKIPGSGGDTMLAWSPNGQQLAYYSTTPTHSLQVYDLDLKKVVQTVPLTEMLLSKLLWGGNEKLYFSSHDVPPTVLDLKSGKTSRVAGADQLIALDSTGAYGLLRNHSLISVITGAVLGSPVQGCPNDSASVWSGDVISTTCNLNVVQVHVK
- a CDS encoding MDR family MFS transporter, which encodes MTDRISSSPEPALSRAASLSLSQKRWSFAGVLMALFLASLNLTVVGTALPRVVSELGGIHLYSWAFTGYFLTSTLVIAISGKISDIYGRKPLMLLGIIIFSAGSTLLSLSPDILTLIVLRGVQGIGGGLLISMSFATIADIFTPQERGRYQGFTTSAFGFSSIVGPLIGGLITDHFGWRCVFLINLPFGLLAFLFIQKHLQGVQVRQKAVIDYVGILLLGSTTISLLLGLTFAGLRGSWLHAQVLTCLSITVLSVGSFLVWERRFPSPVMDLKLFRNRTITLSNLAGFLTIAAMHACINYLPLYLQGVKSTGATLSGLLLTPLMLGQVSTSAISGILASRTGKYKPFVVVGGCLIAVALAFTATLGQDTPVWYTLFFMVLLGMGMGPVMSLLTLAVQNAAPKEQIGMATSLNQFFRQLGGTIFVTILGIFLNQYLALHVSEHLPAVVQTLPPDLVASIHNPNALSNPVMMGEIRQDLLQFGGSELAHRVLDGLRAMLSGAIQNIFLTTCGVGFLVVLVLLGLPSDGRKQQRN
- a CDS encoding ABC transporter ATP-binding protein, which encodes MASESQVTLTLEHIGKRFGTREVLRNINLTVKPGELVALIGASGGGKTTLLRVVAGLEEITSGKLTLSTENGQPSRTRVVFQEDRLLPWLNVINNVTLGLPKNTHPYAYHILESVGLAERTGDWPSQLSGGQRQRVSLARALTHKPHLLLLDEPFGALDALTRGEMQKLLENLWNTHKFTAILVTHDIEEALQLADRVIVLRDGEIAREVVVDLPRPRKRSDAHLWELAESLEKDLHQPELNLSGEVAAS